The following are encoded in a window of Desulfobacteraceae bacterium genomic DNA:
- a CDS encoding efflux RND transporter permease subunit — MAGNSVAANLLMLVFLVGGLIWGGRIKQEVFPEFDLDQVTVTVAYPGASPEEVEQGIVLAIEEAVQGLDGVGEVTASAQEGVGAVTVEMLAGADLQRLGQDIQSEIDRITSFPEEAEKPQVVVVTRRRGVISVVLYGDQDERVLRELAEETRDRLLQDSRITQVELSAVRPYEISIEVPEARLRAYNLTLEEVAAKVRAASVELPGGGLKTEGGEILVRMKERRDYGREFAQIPIITSSTGTQVRLDEIATVIDGFEDTDASATYNGLPAVMIEVYRVGDQTPMAVADAVLEHVAALRQELPAGIGVATLNDRSDIYRQRLGLLLRNGYLGLALVFVLLGLFLEARLAFWVTLGIPISFLGSLLFLPLLGVSLNMVSLFAFIIALGIVVDDAIVVGENVYKYHSRGYDLLSAGLRGAREVALPVTFSILTNVVTFLPLYFVPGAFGKIFRNIPLVVITVFLISLVESLFILPAHLGHQRERRRGRLSGWFHRCQQGFSRWFIRTVHRVYGPLLWLVLRNRYLAVALGVAVLVLTLAYVKSGRMGMTLFPRIESDYALATAVLPYGTAVARTEAVTRRLVETAQEIATENGGDQLVVGIFAQIGNASGGGPSGGHNTQVQVFLTPPDRRTLPTAEFITRWREKVGPLPGLESLVFRSDSGGPGSGAALTIELSHRDLTVLEAASGELAAALGFFPNVKDIDDGFQTGKQQVDFQVLPEGRSLGLRAQSVARQVRHAFYGAEVLRQQRGRNEIKVMVRLPENERVSESTLEGLILRTPAGREVPLREVVSMSRGRAYTVINRRDGRRVVTVSADVDPPSQAGQVLEALKADTLPGLVQRFSGLNYGFEGRLADTAESIRSLVTGLMLAMLTVYALLAIPFGSYIQPAIVMSSVPFGIVGAVLGHLIMGYSLSVMSIFGMVALAGVVVNDSLLLIDFTNRERRGGSSPAAAVHTAGLNRFRPILLTSLTTFGGLAPMIFESSRQARFLIPMALSLGFGILFATVITLALVPAFYLVTEDLRALVGANGRESAPAD, encoded by the coding sequence ATGGCCGGCAACTCGGTCGCCGCCAACCTCTTGATGCTGGTTTTTCTGGTGGGCGGACTGATCTGGGGCGGTCGGATCAAGCAGGAGGTCTTCCCGGAATTCGACCTGGACCAGGTGACCGTAACCGTGGCCTACCCCGGCGCCAGCCCCGAGGAGGTCGAGCAGGGCATCGTGCTGGCCATCGAGGAGGCCGTCCAGGGACTCGACGGCGTCGGCGAAGTCACCGCCAGCGCCCAGGAAGGGGTCGGCGCGGTCACCGTGGAGATGCTCGCCGGCGCCGATCTGCAGCGGCTGGGGCAGGACATCCAAAGCGAGATCGACCGCATCACCTCCTTTCCCGAGGAGGCCGAAAAGCCCCAGGTGGTGGTGGTCACCCGGCGCCGGGGGGTAATCTCGGTGGTGCTCTACGGCGACCAGGACGAACGGGTGCTGCGGGAGCTGGCCGAGGAGACCCGCGACCGTCTCCTGCAGGACAGCCGCATCACCCAGGTGGAGCTGTCCGCCGTGCGCCCCTACGAGATCAGCATCGAGGTGCCCGAGGCGCGCCTGCGGGCCTACAACCTGACCTTGGAGGAGGTGGCCGCCAAGGTCCGCGCCGCGTCGGTGGAACTGCCCGGCGGCGGGCTGAAAACCGAGGGCGGCGAGATCCTGGTGCGCATGAAGGAGCGGCGGGACTACGGGCGGGAGTTCGCCCAGATCCCGATCATCACCTCCAGCACGGGCACCCAGGTGCGTCTGGACGAGATCGCCACGGTGATCGACGGGTTCGAGGACACCGACGCCTCGGCGACCTACAACGGCCTGCCGGCCGTGATGATCGAGGTCTACCGGGTGGGCGACCAGACCCCCATGGCGGTGGCCGACGCGGTCCTGGAGCACGTGGCGGCGCTGCGCCAGGAGCTGCCGGCGGGCATCGGGGTGGCGACCCTCAACGACCGCTCGGACATCTACCGCCAGCGCCTGGGCCTGCTGCTGCGCAACGGCTACCTGGGACTGGCCCTGGTGTTTGTCCTGCTGGGTCTTTTCCTGGAAGCGCGCCTGGCCTTCTGGGTAACCCTGGGCATCCCGATTTCGTTTTTGGGCTCGCTGCTGTTTCTGCCCCTTTTGGGCGTCAGCCTCAACATGGTGTCGCTCTTTGCCTTCATCATCGCTCTGGGGATTGTCGTCGACGACGCCATCGTCGTCGGTGAAAACGTCTACAAATACCACAGCCGCGGCTACGACCTGCTCAGCGCCGGGTTGCGGGGCGCACGCGAGGTGGCCCTGCCGGTGACCTTCAGCATTCTCACCAACGTGGTCACCTTTCTGCCGCTCTACTTCGTGCCGGGAGCCTTCGGCAAGATTTTCCGGAACATCCCCTTGGTGGTCATCACCGTCTTTCTGATCTCGCTGGTGGAGAGCCTCTTCATCCTGCCGGCGCACCTCGGCCATCAGCGGGAGCGCCGCCGGGGACGCCTCAGCGGCTGGTTCCACCGCTGCCAGCAGGGGTTCAGCCGCTGGTTCATCCGCACCGTCCACCGGGTCTACGGGCCGCTGCTGTGGCTGGTGCTGCGCAACCGTTATCTGGCCGTCGCCCTGGGTGTGGCGGTGCTGGTGCTCACCCTGGCGTACGTCAAAAGCGGCCGGATGGGCATGACCCTCTTTCCCCGCATCGAGTCGGATTACGCCCTGGCAACGGCCGTGCTGCCATACGGCACGGCGGTCGCCCGAACTGAAGCCGTGACCCGGCGGCTGGTGGAGACAGCCCAGGAGATTGCGACTGAAAACGGCGGCGACCAGCTGGTTGTGGGCATCTTTGCCCAGATCGGCAATGCCAGCGGCGGCGGCCCCTCCGGCGGCCACAACACGCAGGTGCAGGTCTTTCTGACCCCGCCCGATCGCCGCACCCTGCCCACGGCCGAGTTCATCACGCGCTGGCGCGAAAAGGTGGGCCCCCTGCCCGGCCTGGAGTCCCTGGTGTTTCGCTCGGATTCGGGCGGACCCGGCTCCGGCGCGGCTCTCACCATCGAGCTGAGCCACCGGGACCTGACGGTGCTGGAGGCCGCCAGCGGGGAGTTGGCCGCGGCGCTGGGGTTTTTCCCGAATGTCAAGGACATCGACGACGGGTTTCAAACCGGCAAGCAGCAGGTGGATTTCCAGGTGCTGCCCGAGGGCCGCAGCCTGGGGCTGAGGGCCCAAAGCGTGGCGCGCCAGGTCCGCCACGCCTTTTACGGCGCCGAGGTCCTGCGTCAGCAGCGCGGCCGCAACGAAATCAAGGTCATGGTGCGGCTGCCGGAAAACGAGCGCGTCTCGGAGAGCACCCTGGAGGGTTTGATACTGCGCACGCCCGCCGGCCGCGAGGTGCCCCTGCGGGAGGTGGTCAGCATGAGCCGCGGGCGGGCCTACACGGTGATCAACCGGCGCGACGGGCGGCGGGTGGTCACCGTCAGCGCCGACGTGGACCCACCCAGCCAGGCGGGCCAGGTCTTGGAGGCCCTCAAGGCGGATACCCTGCCCGGGCTGGTCCAGCGTTTCAGCGGTTTGAATTATGGTTTCGAGGGGCGTCTGGCGGACACCGCCGAGAGCATCCGCAGCCTGGTGACCGGCCTGATGCTGGCCATGCTGACGGTCTACGCCCTGCTGGCGATCCCCTTCGGCAGCTATATTCAGCCGGCGATCGTCATGTCCAGCGTTCCTTTCGGGATCGTCGGGGCCGTGCTGGGACACCTGATCATGGGCTACAGCCTGAGCGTCATGAGCATTTTCGGGATGGTGGCCCTGGCCGGGGTGGTGGTCAACGACTCCCTGTTGCTGATCGATTTCACCAACCGCGAACGCCGGGGGGGCAGCTCCCCCGCTGCGGCGGTGCACACCGCCGGCCTCAACCGCTTCCGGCCGATTCTGCTCACCTCGCTGACCACCTTCGGCGGTCTGGCGCCGATGATCTTCGAAAGCTCGCGCCAGGCCCGCTTCCTGATCCCCATGGCGCTCTCCCTGGGTTTCGGCATCCTGTTTGCGACCGTCATCACCCTGGCCCTGGTGCCGGCCTTTTACCTGGTCACCGAAGACCTCCGGGCCCTGGTCGGGGCCAATGGCAGGGAAAGCGCCCCGGCCGACTGA
- a CDS encoding nitroreductase family protein, with amino-acid sequence MAEFIDVLHQRRSVRRFEERPVAPETLTAVLEALRWSPSWANTQCWEIVVVTDAAIRSRLQQTISKGNPATKAVVAAPVVLAVCGRLKASGYYKDQVTTKFGDWFLFDLGIATQSLCLAAHDLGLGTVVVGLFDHDKAAEILKLPKETHELVALIPMGYPAHQPSAPKRREVSEFVHYETF; translated from the coding sequence ATGGCGGAGTTTATCGACGTATTGCATCAGCGGCGCAGTGTCCGCCGCTTCGAGGAGCGGCCAGTGGCGCCGGAGACCCTGACGGCGGTTCTCGAGGCGCTGCGCTGGTCGCCGTCCTGGGCCAACACCCAATGCTGGGAGATCGTGGTGGTCACCGATGCGGCCATCAGAAGCCGGCTCCAGCAAACCATCAGCAAGGGCAACCCCGCCACCAAGGCGGTGGTTGCCGCCCCGGTGGTCCTGGCAGTCTGCGGCCGCCTGAAAGCCTCGGGCTACTACAAGGATCAGGTGACCACCAAGTTCGGCGACTGGTTCCTGTTCGATCTCGGGATCGCCACCCAGAGCCTCTGCCTGGCCGCCCACGACCTCGGCCTGGGGACCGTGGTCGTTGGGCTCTTCGACCACGACAAGGCCGCCGAAATCCTCAAGCTGCCCAAAGAGACTCATGAACTCGTCGCGCTGATTCCCATGGGCTACCCGGCCCACCAGCCGTCGGCCCCCAAACGCCGCGAAGTCTCCGAATTCGTGCACTACGAAACCTTCTGA
- a CDS encoding efflux RND transporter periplasmic adaptor subunit has product MDNPPPIPRRSAKSKLVRTLLVIVILAAAAVGARHISATRPKARQQPPRAAAALVEVTVVQPASEQIVLQAMGTVVPAREITLAAQVSGEVVQVHPEFVEGGFLAEGSEVLRIDPLDYQLAVTRLQGEVARARYELDLELGRQDVARREWDLLNAGKPTAPGEADLALRKPHLAKARAELAAAEANLRQAEINLARTTLRAPFNALVRTRHVERGSQVSPQTALATLVGTDTFWVQTAVAVDRLQWFALPAQPGEPGARAVVRHGREGVAGRTREGRVVRLLGDLEPDGRMARVLVAVPDPLDRSRPAGDRLPLLIGDYVRVEIQGHSIDGVYRIPRSALRDNTRVWVVTDQNLLSIRTAVVAWRDAETVLVQSGLEPGERLIVSDLPAPVEGMALRIKGDTPEETAPARPQEPAG; this is encoded by the coding sequence ATGGATAATCCGCCCCCCATCCCCAGACGCAGCGCCAAATCCAAGCTCGTGCGGACCCTGCTGGTGATCGTGATCCTGGCCGCCGCCGCCGTCGGCGCGCGGCACATCAGCGCCACCCGCCCCAAGGCCCGCCAGCAGCCGCCGCGGGCGGCCGCGGCGCTGGTGGAGGTGACCGTCGTCCAGCCGGCCAGCGAGCAGATCGTCCTGCAGGCCATGGGCACGGTGGTGCCCGCCCGTGAAATAACCCTCGCCGCGCAGGTTTCAGGCGAAGTGGTTCAGGTGCACCCGGAGTTCGTGGAAGGCGGCTTTCTGGCCGAGGGCAGCGAGGTGCTGCGCATCGACCCCCTGGACTACCAGCTGGCCGTGACCCGCCTGCAGGGGGAGGTCGCCCGCGCACGCTATGAACTGGACCTGGAACTGGGCCGCCAGGACGTGGCCCGGCGCGAATGGGACCTGCTCAACGCCGGCAAACCGACCGCTCCCGGCGAAGCCGACCTGGCCCTGCGCAAACCCCACCTGGCCAAGGCCCGCGCCGAGCTGGCGGCCGCCGAGGCCAACCTGCGGCAGGCCGAGATCAATCTGGCCCGCACCACCCTGCGGGCGCCCTTCAACGCCCTGGTGCGCACCCGGCACGTGGAGCGCGGCTCCCAGGTCTCCCCCCAGACCGCCCTGGCCACCCTGGTGGGCACCGACACCTTCTGGGTCCAGACGGCCGTGGCGGTGGACCGTCTGCAGTGGTTCGCACTTCCAGCTCAGCCGGGTGAGCCCGGCGCCCGCGCCGTGGTGCGCCATGGGCGCGAGGGAGTTGCCGGCCGGACGCGCGAGGGCCGGGTGGTCCGCCTGCTGGGCGATCTTGAGCCCGATGGGCGCATGGCCCGGGTCCTGGTGGCGGTGCCGGACCCGTTGGACCGCAGCCGCCCGGCCGGCGATCGGCTGCCGCTTCTAATCGGCGACTACGTGCGCGTGGAAATCCAGGGGCACAGCATCGACGGCGTCTACCGCATCCCCCGCAGCGCGCTGCGAGACAACACCCGCGTCTGGGTGGTGACCGATCAAAACCTGCTCAGCATCCGGACGGCGGTGGTCGCCTGGCGGGATGCCGAAACGGTGCTGGTGCAAAGCGGCCTTGAGCCCGGTGAGCGCTTGATCGTCTCGGATCTGCCCGCCCCGGTGGAGGGCATGGCGCTCCGGATCAAGGGCGATACCCCTGAGGAAACAGCCCCCGCCCGCCCCCAGGAGCCTGCCGGTTGA
- a CDS encoding efflux transporter outer membrane subunit → MRRGCCLAGLVILAALTAAACSPFAPRPRTEAAGALPARFSLYDPAVEIPRRWWQTFQDPQLEALIDQALTEGFTVLEAWSRLNQVRARTLQTAAALYPEVAVDAEAAFSRQHTEGIGTRGGEFYSLGLIGAYELDLWGRVRSESRAARLNESATREDLNAAAMTVAAEVAQRWAQIISQRLQRRLLERQLETNETFLELIELRFRRAITSALDVYQQKQVVEGVRAQIPLVAAEEAVQRHELAILVGQSPLTAPTIARDDLPLPADVPPTGLPADLLAARPDIRAAGLRLEAADWQVAAARANRLPAVRLTADANYRADNIDLLFDNWLANLAGNLSAPLFDAGRRKAQVDEAQAVAAESLTLYRRTVLTAIKEVEDALALEAGRRANLDALADQIDAARRGLEQAGNRYLKGLSDYLPVLTQLLTVQGLERTIIQRRTELLLDRIGLYRALGGHWTGDLAPPSQYAPESETPLIDG, encoded by the coding sequence ATGAGAAGGGGCTGCTGCCTTGCGGGTCTCGTGATCCTGGCGGCGCTGACCGCCGCCGCCTGCAGCCCGTTTGCCCCGCGGCCGCGAACCGAAGCGGCGGGTGCGCTGCCGGCCCGGTTTTCGCTCTACGATCCGGCGGTGGAAATTCCCCGGCGCTGGTGGCAGACTTTCCAAGACCCCCAGCTCGAGGCCCTCATCGACCAGGCCCTGACCGAGGGCTTCACCGTGCTGGAAGCATGGTCGCGCCTCAACCAGGTCCGCGCGCGCACCCTGCAGACGGCCGCGGCGCTCTACCCGGAGGTGGCCGTCGACGCCGAGGCGGCCTTCAGCCGCCAGCACACCGAAGGGATCGGCACCCGCGGTGGTGAGTTTTATTCCCTGGGGCTGATTGGCGCCTACGAACTGGATCTGTGGGGGAGGGTGCGCTCCGAAAGCCGAGCCGCCCGGCTGAACGAATCCGCCACCCGGGAAGACCTCAACGCGGCCGCCATGACGGTGGCTGCGGAGGTCGCCCAGCGCTGGGCCCAGATAATTTCCCAAAGGCTGCAGCGGCGCCTTCTGGAGCGCCAGCTGGAAACCAACGAGACCTTTCTGGAGCTGATCGAACTGCGCTTTCGGCGGGCCATCACCTCGGCCCTGGACGTCTACCAGCAGAAGCAGGTGGTTGAGGGGGTACGCGCCCAGATCCCGCTGGTGGCGGCCGAGGAGGCCGTGCAGCGCCACGAGCTGGCGATTCTGGTGGGCCAGTCGCCGCTGACTGCGCCGACCATCGCCCGCGACGACCTGCCGCTGCCCGCGGATGTGCCCCCCACCGGCCTACCGGCCGACCTGCTGGCCGCCCGGCCCGACATCCGCGCAGCGGGCTTGCGGCTTGAGGCCGCCGACTGGCAGGTAGCTGCTGCGCGCGCCAACCGCCTGCCGGCGGTGCGCCTGACGGCCGATGCCAACTACCGGGCCGACAATATCGACCTGCTGTTCGACAACTGGCTGGCCAACCTGGCCGGCAACCTGAGCGCGCCGCTGTTCGATGCCGGGCGCCGCAAGGCCCAGGTGGACGAGGCCCAGGCAGTGGCCGCCGAAAGCCTCACGCTCTATCGGCGCACCGTGCTGACGGCCATCAAGGAGGTGGAGGACGCCCTGGCGCTGGAAGCCGGCCGACGGGCCAATCTGGATGCCCTGGCCGACCAGATCGATGCCGCCCGCAGGGGCCTGGAACAAGCCGGCAACCGCTATCTCAAGGGGCTCAGCGATTACCTGCCGGTGCTGACCCAGTTGCTGACCGTGCAGGGTCTGGAACGCACCATCATTCAGCGCCGGACCGAGCTTTTGCTGGACCGCATCGGTCTCTACCGCGCCCTGGGCGGCCACTGGACCGGGGACCTGGCGCCGCCGTCGCAATACGCCCCGGAAAGTGAGACTCCCCTGATAGATGGATAA
- a CDS encoding arylesterase, whose product MTRSQLYAMIFLTAAAAAFTLGGCSEPEAPPAPAPRPAVGTPEPLGTIVAVGDSLTAGYGLEEHEAYPAQLARMLAEAGLPYRVVNAGISGETSSGMLARIEWVLTSLAPDIVILASGANDGLRGTDPALTRENLRRSVQILKANGVVVVLAGMQMVRNMGRQYTETFAEIFPQVAAEEEVLLIPFLLAGVAGEAHLNQADGIHPTAAGYTVVAETVFPFVRQAIATHQAQQSGAQ is encoded by the coding sequence ATGACCCGCTCCCAACTGTACGCCATGATTTTTCTGACCGCGGCCGCTGCGGCTTTCACCCTTGGCGGCTGCAGCGAACCGGAGGCGCCCCCGGCACCTGCGCCGCGCCCGGCCGTCGGCACGCCGGAACCCCTGGGCACCATCGTGGCCGTGGGCGACAGCCTGACGGCCGGCTACGGCCTGGAGGAACACGAGGCCTACCCCGCCCAGCTGGCCCGCATGCTCGCCGAGGCCGGCCTGCCCTACCGGGTGGTCAATGCCGGCATCAGCGGCGAGACCAGCAGCGGAATGCTCGCACGGATCGAGTGGGTGTTGACCAGCCTCGCGCCCGACATCGTCATCCTGGCAAGCGGCGCCAACGACGGCCTGCGGGGCACCGACCCGGCCCTGACCCGGGAGAACCTGCGCCGCAGCGTCCAGATCCTCAAGGCCAACGGGGTGGTGGTGGTGCTGGCCGGGATGCAGATGGTCCGCAACATGGGCCGCCAGTACACGGAAACCTTTGCCGAGATCTTCCCCCAGGTGGCGGCCGAGGAGGAGGTCCTGCTGATCCCCTTTTTGCTGGCGGGGGTGGCCGGCGAAGCCCACCTGAACCAGGCGGACGGCATCCACCCCACCGCGGCGGGCTACACGGTGGTGGCCGAAACCGTTTTTCCCTTCGTGCGCCAGGCGATCGCGACCCACCAGGCGCAACAATCCGGCGCCCAATGA
- a CDS encoding ABC transporter ATP-binding protein, protein MTVLEAWNLTKTYRIDSREICVLDDVSLAVRDGEFLVITGASGSGKSTLLSLLSGIDRPTSGRIRIGDSDITDLPEDDLAPLRNRTIGFVFQAFHLVPALSALENVMFPAELMGDPQAGERARALLQRVGLAERLDSLPHQLSGGEKQRVALCRALVNQPRIVFADEPTGNLDSRNSQTILALLQTLRQEQRSTLVMATHSEAIARAADRCITLQDGRIVATPAQGPADAQ, encoded by the coding sequence ATGACCGTGCTTGAAGCTTGGAACCTCACCAAGACCTACCGCATCGACAGCCGTGAAATCTGCGTCCTGGACGATGTGTCGCTGGCGGTTCGCGACGGGGAATTTCTCGTGATCACGGGCGCCAGCGGCAGCGGCAAGTCCACCCTGCTGAGCCTGCTCTCCGGGATCGACCGGCCCACCAGCGGCCGCATCCGCATCGGCGACAGCGACATCACTGACCTGCCCGAGGACGATCTCGCGCCGCTTCGCAACCGCACCATCGGCTTCGTTTTCCAGGCCTTTCATCTGGTGCCGGCGCTCAGCGCGCTGGAAAACGTGATGTTTCCGGCCGAGCTCATGGGCGACCCCCAGGCCGGTGAGCGGGCCCGCGCACTGCTGCAGCGGGTGGGCCTGGCCGAGCGCCTGGACAGCCTGCCGCACCAACTCTCGGGAGGGGAAAAACAGCGGGTGGCCCTCTGCCGGGCGCTGGTCAACCAGCCCCGGATCGTCTTTGCCGACGAGCCCACCGGCAACCTCGACTCCCGCAACAGCCAGACCATTCTCGCGCTGCTGCAGACCCTTCGGCAGGAGCAGCGCTCCACCCTGGTAATGGCGACCCACAGCGAGGCCATCGCCCGGGCGGCCGACCGCTGCATCACCCTTCAGGACGGGCGCATCGTGGCGACGCCCGCACAGGGGCCGGCCGATGCTCAATAA
- a CDS encoding thioredoxin domain-containing protein produces the protein MTPQAPASNRLAHEKSPYLLQHAGNPVDWHPWSPEAFARARTEDKPVFLSIGYATCHWCHVMERESFEDPETARILNQTFVCVKVDREERPDIDAVYMRACQMLTGSGGWPLTIFMTPDRRPFFAATYLPRHTRFGRAGLVELCAEVYRLWRSDRQKILNSASEIADGLAQGFEFSAGAPPAETLLSQAAAQIATEFDSRWGGFGPAPKFPTPHRLLFLLRMARAGKAPEGLAMVTRTLAAMRRGGIWDHVGFGFHRYATDAQWLLPHFEKMLHDQALLALAYLEGWRAAAEPAFARTAEEIFSYVLRDMTAAEGGFYTAEDADSEGEEGRFYVWTTAQFQAVLGEEAAARWAPILNLAPEGNFREEAGGGLTGANILHLQKPLADWAGVLGATADALAAEWEGVRTALFEARRRRIHPLKDDKILADWNGLMIAALARGARRLDRPAYAGAAARAAGFILTRMHRPDGGLWHRQREGQAAIRAHLDDYAFLIWGLLELYAATLALEHLEAAAALQTRMVADFWDDARGGFFLTAAGDDHDLPARPKELYDGAIPSGNSVALCNLLQLGRLTGDGRWQDLAQSLVGAFAGSVQRQPTAFTHFLSGLAQTRAPGGEVVICGASGAPDTRALIAVVQRAADPDTLALLKTAENAERLGALAPFTRSLVPLSGDRATAFLCRDAACRRPTTDAAELEGMLSGGDG, from the coding sequence ATGACCCCGCAAGCCCCCGCCAGCAACCGTCTGGCCCATGAAAAAAGCCCCTACCTCCTGCAGCATGCCGGCAACCCCGTCGACTGGCACCCCTGGTCGCCGGAGGCCTTTGCCCGGGCACGCACCGAGGACAAACCGGTCTTTCTCTCCATCGGCTACGCCACCTGCCACTGGTGCCACGTGATGGAGCGGGAGTCTTTCGAGGACCCCGAAACGGCCCGCATCCTCAACCAGACCTTTGTCTGCGTCAAGGTCGACCGCGAGGAGCGGCCCGACATTGATGCGGTCTACATGCGCGCCTGCCAGATGCTGACCGGCAGCGGCGGCTGGCCCCTGACCATTTTCATGACCCCCGACCGGCGGCCCTTTTTTGCGGCCACCTACCTGCCGCGGCACACCCGCTTCGGCCGTGCCGGGCTGGTGGAGCTCTGCGCGGAGGTTTACAGGCTCTGGCGAAGCGACCGGCAGAAAATTCTGAACTCGGCGTCCGAGATCGCGGACGGGCTCGCCCAGGGGTTCGAATTCAGCGCCGGCGCGCCGCCGGCTGAAACCTTGCTTTCCCAGGCCGCGGCCCAGATCGCCACCGAGTTCGATTCTCGCTGGGGCGGATTCGGGCCGGCGCCCAAGTTTCCGACCCCGCACCGGCTGCTGTTTTTGCTGCGGATGGCGCGTGCCGGCAAGGCCCCCGAGGGCCTCGCGATGGTGACCCGGACCCTTGCGGCCATGCGTCGGGGCGGCATCTGGGACCATGTCGGCTTCGGCTTCCACCGCTATGCCACCGACGCCCAGTGGCTGCTGCCGCACTTCGAAAAGATGCTCCACGACCAGGCCCTGCTGGCCCTGGCCTACCTGGAGGGCTGGCGGGCCGCGGCCGAGCCCGCTTTCGCGCGTACCGCCGAGGAGATTTTTTCCTACGTGCTGCGGGACATGACCGCAGCCGAAGGGGGCTTTTACACCGCCGAAGACGCCGACAGCGAAGGGGAGGAGGGCCGCTTCTACGTCTGGACCACGGCCCAGTTCCAGGCGGTGCTGGGGGAAGAGGCCGCCGCGCGCTGGGCGCCGATCCTCAACCTGGCGCCCGAGGGCAATTTCCGCGAAGAGGCCGGCGGCGGCCTCACCGGCGCCAACATTCTGCACCTGCAGAAGCCGCTTGCGGACTGGGCCGGCGTGCTGGGGGCGACGGCCGATGCATTGGCCGCCGAGTGGGAGGGGGTGCGCACGGCGCTCTTCGAGGCACGCCGCCGCCGGATCCACCCGCTCAAGGACGACAAGATCCTGGCGGATTGGAACGGCCTGATGATCGCCGCCCTGGCGCGCGGCGCGCGGCGGCTGGACCGGCCGGCCTACGCCGGGGCTGCGGCCCGCGCAGCGGGATTTATCCTGACCCGGATGCACAGGCCCGACGGCGGGCTGTGGCACCGCCAGCGCGAGGGGCAGGCGGCCATCCGGGCCCATCTGGACGATTACGCCTTTCTCATCTGGGGGCTGCTGGAACTCTACGCCGCGACCCTGGCCCTGGAACACCTGGAGGCCGCCGCGGCCTTGCAGACGCGTATGGTGGCGGATTTCTGGGATGACGCCCGGGGCGGCTTTTTCCTGACGGCGGCCGGGGACGATCACGATCTGCCCGCACGCCCCAAGGAACTCTACGATGGGGCAATCCCCTCGGGCAATTCGGTCGCCCTATGCAATCTCTTGCAGCTGGGGCGGCTGACCGGCGACGGCCGCTGGCAGGACCTGGCCCAGAGTCTGGTGGGGGCCTTCGCCGGCAGCGTGCAGCGCCAGCCAACGGCCTTCACCCATTTTCTTTCGGGCCTGGCCCAGACCCGTGCGCCGGGCGGCGAGGTGGTGATTTGCGGGGCCTCCGGCGCCCCGGACACCCGGGCCCTGATCGCGGTGGTGCAGCGTGCGGCGGACCCCGACACCCTGGCGCTTCTCAAGACCGCCGAGAACGCCGAACGGCTGGGCGCCCTGGCGCCCTTTACGCGCAGCCTCGTCCCGCTTTCGGGTGATCGTGCAACCGCCTTCCTGTGCCGCGATGCCGCCTGCCGCCGACCCACCACGGATGCCGCCGAACTGGAGGGCATGCTCTCAGGCGGCGACGGGTGA